A stretch of DNA from Dehalococcoidales bacterium:
TGGATATGCTCGCACTCGGGGTTCAGGGAACGGCTGACGGCAAGCATATCGGTGGAGAGGTCGACGAGCGTCATCGTGAAGTGTGCCTTGAGGTGCGAGGCGTTGTTGCCGCCCCCACTGCCAAGCTCCAGTAGTGTTTCCAGTGGAGAAGCTCCGGCGTCGACCATTATCTTCCGATAGATGGCTGCTTCTTCGGCGTAGTCCTCAGGGGCGGTAAGTATCGGGAACCATGACGCAAGGTCACGGTACAGCCTGGGCAGGCTGTCTTCGTGAAGAGTATCGCCACCGGGTCGCCCTGTAGACAAATCCATTGTCCGCCCATTCCACCTTTGGCGGCGGTGCTCATTCAGGAAGTGGGTAGCATCCCGTCCAGGCGCTTCCGTAAAACGAGTGCTTCCTCAACTATTGAGTTAATCAGTTCTTTCACACTGACAATATCATGTACCAGCCCGACCACCTGGCCGCAACCTCCCCGGCCATCCATGACATCACCATCCTGCATCACCGAGGGCGCACTTCGTTCGAACAGTGGCAGCAACTCATCACCGGAGGCACCCTTTGCCTCCAGTTCCATAATCTCCGCGGTGGCCTTATTCCTGATTACCCTCGATTTCCTGCCCACCGACCGACCGATTATGGTAAGGTCGGTCTCCTTCGCCTGGACCATCCATTCCTTGAATGCAGGGTGCACCATACACTCTTTGGTGGCCAGCAGACGAGTACCCATCACGACTCCCTCAGCACCCAGCGCCAGCGCAGCAACCAGGCCGCGCGCGTCCCCGATGCCACCCCCGGCCAGTACCGGTATCTTCACCTCGTCCACCGTTCTGGGAACGAGGGTGAAGGTGGTAGCATCTTCACGACCCAGAGCACCGCCCTGCTCGAAACCCACTATGGTCACGGCATCCGCCCCCTCCCGCTCGGCGGCAATGGCATGCTTCACCGCAGCCACCTTGTGAATCAGCTTGACGTTACCGTTTCTCAAGCGCTCCATGAATTCGCCGGGACCCCTGAATCCCGAGGTTTCCACAGCTCTGACGCCCTCTTCTACCAGCACCTCGATGAACCGGTCGTTGAGCTCGGCGTCTCCCCACGGAAATAGCGTGATGTTGATTCCGAAGGGCTTGTCGGTCAGGCTCTGCGTCTTCTTTATCTCCTCACGCAATTCCTCCGCCGTCTTGAACCGGGACGAGTCCAGAATTCCCAGTGCGCCGGCGTCGGAGACCGCCGCTACGAACTCGGCTCGTGAAATATCTCTCATGCCGCCGGCAACTATGGGGCATTCGATTCCCAGCATCTCTGTCAGCCTGGTCTTGAACATCCTGGCTAATCTCCTCAACAGTATTAGTTACGCCAGCCAGCCAGCCACTCTTGTGCCCGGTGCTCCGCAGAGTCGGCACAGGTGCCGCGAGCTATCAACAGCTACTCACCTACCGTAAAGACTTCCTCAACAGTGCTGCCATCGACCTTGACCGGAGGGTCTTCAGTTCCTCCGGCTATATAAGTGAACTCGTCATCCGCCGGGTCATCGTAGTAGAGCACTGCATAATAGGAGCGTGCCGGCGTGGCTGATAGCGTTACTTCGAAACCGGGATAGACACCGGCAGCAGCCAGAGGTGTGGTGGCAAGCACAGATGAAGTGTCCGGCTCTCCCTCGAGTGTCAGCGTATGCAACACCAGCCACCCCGGCTTATCGATGCAGGCTTTGATTATGACGGTACCGCTCCCGGCATCCGTATTATCCACTTCAATATATGGCGATAAGCCTTGCATGGTGAAAGACACCATTACCACCTCTTCCTCCACCATAACCACCGGGTCACCTTCGCCACCCGGCGAAAAGGTGAAGGCTTCGTCCACCGGGTCATCGTAGTAGAGCATTGCGATAACATCGGTATCAATGACGACCGCACCCCCAACTGCCATGTCGATGCTGGCGTACTCTCCCTGCTCGGGAAGGTAGGCACGGGCAATCTCGGCACTGGTATCCGGACCTCCCGCGGGCGTAGTCGGGCGCAGTACCAGCCAGCCCGGTTTATCAATAACCACCCGGAATGTTATTATGGCGTCTTCGGTACTCTGGTCGACGACCTCCAGCAGAGGAGTGGGCAGGATTGTCTGACAAGCAGATAGTACGAGACATGCAATAAGAACTACAGCTAGAATAACTTTAACCATATCGCCTCCTTGGTTACCCGGTACTTTTACCAATTGTATCCCGCCACAGAACTAATTGTAAAGACTGCAAGGGCATTCCGGTTTCCCGTCTTTACTCCACACTGCTATTGACGGAGCAGGATAGCGGTGTTAGACTCTGCTCAGCACACCACCAATAATGACCTCAATAGATACACCGTGGGGTTTCTCCGGGAAACAGTGGAAAGAGGAGAGCGGCCATTGTCCAGAGGTGAAATTACGATAAACGAGAAACTGTGCAAGGGCTGCGGTTACTGCGTCAGGTTCTGCCCTCAAAGCTGCATTGCCATTCCCGGAGACAGGTTCAGTCCGCAGGGATACCTGCTTGCCGTTTTCGCCGAGCCGGACAAGTGCAACGCCTGTGGTATCTGCGGCTGGATGTGCCCCGAATTCGCAATAGACGTGTACAGGTATGTTGAGGCAGAGACGCCGGGTGCCTGACACTACCCTGCAGGGGGAACATTAGCATGCCCGAGAGGATACTGGTACAGGGAAACGAAGCCATCGGCTGGGGGGCGATAAATGCCGGCTGCCGCCACTTCTTCGGCTATCCAATCACCCCGCAAAACGAGATAACCGAGTTCTTCGCCAGGGAGCTCCCCGAAATCGGTGGGGTGTTTGTTCAATCGGAGAGTGAAGCCGCTTCGGCGGCCATGCTCTACGGGGCAGCCGCCGCCGGAGTCCGCGCCATTACCTCCACGTCCGGCGCCGGATGGGGATTGATGCAGGAGGGGATGTCCCAGCTTGCCAATGCCGAGCTACCCTGCGTTATCGTAAATATGCAGCGCGGCGGTCCGGGACAGGGCACCACCCGTCATGCCCAGATGGACTACCTATCGACGACACGGGGTGGTGGACAGGGAGGCTACAAGACGATAGTACTGGCCCCGTCCAGCGTCCAGGAGTGCCACAACCTGGTCCAACTCGCCTTCCACCTCGCCGATAAGTACCGCAACCCGGTGGTGGTACTCGGTGACGGAATCCTGGGACAGATGGCCGAGCCACTGGAGAGGAGCACAATAGAATTCGACCCCTTGCCGGAGAAGGACTGGACCATCCGGGGCATGGGAGAGCGCGATGCCGAGACGCACAACTTCATCTCCTGCGGTCAGGGAGGTGTCATCCCAGTACCGCCGTACACCAGCTACGGCGCATTCCTTCAGCGTCTTGAAGAGAAGTACCGGACCATGTCTGCCGACGAGGTGAGATATGAGACCTACCGCATTGAAGACGCCCGGTTGCTCCTGGTGGCCTACGGTTCGACGGCGCGAGTGTGCCAGGAGGCAGTAGACATGGCACGCGCAGAAGGCATCAGTGCCGGCCTGTTCCGGCCAATCAGCTTGTGGCCATTTCCTACCGACGTAATCCGCGAGAAAGCGGCATCCGGTACAGAGTTCCTTGTCGTGGAAGATAGCCTTGGCCAGATGGTTGACGATGTCCGATACGCTGTTGAAGGAAAGAGCCAGGTACACTTCCTGGGTATCCTCGCCCGGCACCTGCCCACGGATGGCGGCATGATTCTTCCCAACCGCGTCCTGGAGGAGATAAAGAAGGTTACATGACAGAGAAGAAAGAGCTGGTCTACACAAAGCCGAAACTCAAGCTGGGGTACGGCTGGGGGCACTGCCCCGGCTGTCACCACCCTATCGTGGAGAAGCTGGTCTGCGAGGTCCTCGAAGAGATGGACCTGGCGGGTAGGGCCGTCGGCGTTGCGGGAGTGGGGTGCAGCTTCGGTTTCTTCGCCAGCATCAACATTGACGGCGCCAACTGTGCGCACGGTGCAGCCCCGGCAGTGGCCACCGGCATCAAGCACGCCCTCTACGGAAAACCCCTCGTCTTCACGATTCAGGGCGATGGCGACTGCGCCGCTATCGGTGGTGGTTATGTCCTCAACGCCGCCGCACGGGGCGAGAAGATAACTATCATCATGGTCAATAACGCGAACTACGGGACCACCGGCGGACAGCTTGCCCCGACCACCATCATGGGCCAGGTCACATCCACCACCCCTCACGGCCGAAATGCCAGCCAGGGCTACCCCATACACCTGCCGGAACTCCTCGTCGGGATGCAGGGAGTAGCCTTCACGGCACGTGCCGCCCCCTTCACACCGGCAGGTTACCGCCGGGCTAAGAGCTATCTCAGGACTGCTTTCCAGAGACAGCTTGACGAAGCCGGTCTGACCTTCGTGGAACTGCTCTCCGCCTGTCCTCCCAACTGGCATATGACGCCCCTGGAGGCAATCCAGTGGATGGAGGACAGGATGCTACCCGAGTACCCCGAGGGCATCTTCAAGGATAGTGGCGGGGAGCAATGACAGCCGACAGGAGAAATCCGTGAACAGAACGGGACCAATGAGGCATGACGTGATAATGGCCGGAGTGGGCGGTCGGGGCGTGCTTATGGCAGGGTTGCTGCTGGCACAGGCAGGAATGACGGAATACCGCAACGTGCTCTGGTTCCCTTCCTATGCCAGTACCATGAGGGGCGGGCCCTGTGAATGTACCGTTATTCTTTCCAATAATAGTATCGCCTCACCGATGCTGTCCCGGGCACAGGCAGTTATCATCATGGAGACCAGCCAGGCCGAACCGTTCGAGAACAGGGTCCAGCCCGGCGGAATTGCGGTAGTGGAAAGCACCGGCCTGTCGGAGAAGATGAGGCGTGACGACATCACGACGCTCTACATCCCCGCCGTTGAAAGGGCGGTAGCACTGGGTAATGCCCAGGTGATGAATCTCCTCCTGCTGGGGGCATACCTTGAAACGACCCGCGTCCTCAGCCCGGAGGCTATCGACAACGTACTGGAAAACAGGCTGGCCGGTCGGGGCAGGGAGCAACTACTGGCCCTGAACAAACGTGCCCTCAGAGAGGGCATGAAAGCAGTGAGAGACCCTGCTTAGAGAAGCCAAACCTTGTTGTTACCGGACCACCCGACGCTACGACAGAAGGAGGGATGAAATGCCGGAGGTAATCGTACGCCGGGACGGACCGGTGCTTCGCATCAGTCTGAACAGACCGGAGCGGCGGAACGCCCTGGACCATGAAGCAATTAACCAAATCCTCGACGCGCTGGAACCGGTCCCGAACGACGATGATTGCC
This window harbors:
- a CDS encoding class I SAM-dependent methyltransferase, which encodes MDLSTGRPGGDTLHEDSLPRLYRDLASWFPILTAPEDYAEEAAIYRKIMVDAGASPLETLLELGSGGGNNASHLKAHFTMTLVDLSTDMLAVSRSLNPECEHI
- a CDS encoding nitronate monooxygenase is translated as MFKTRLTEMLGIECPIVAGGMRDISRAEFVAAVSDAGALGILDSSRFKTAEELREEIKKTQSLTDKPFGINITLFPWGDAELNDRFIEVLVEEGVRAVETSGFRGPGEFMERLRNGNVKLIHKVAAVKHAIAAEREGADAVTIVGFEQGGALGREDATTFTLVPRTVDEVKIPVLAGGGIGDARGLVAALALGAEGVVMGTRLLATKECMVHPAFKEWMVQAKETDLTIIGRSVGRKSRVIRNKATAEIMELEAKGASGDELLPLFERSAPSVMQDGDVMDGRGGCGQVVGLVHDIVSVKELINSIVEEALVLRKRLDGMLPTS
- a CDS encoding ferredoxin family protein yields the protein MSRGEITINEKLCKGCGYCVRFCPQSCIAIPGDRFSPQGYLLAVFAEPDKCNACGICGWMCPEFAIDVYRYVEAETPGA
- the vorB gene encoding 3-methyl-2-oxobutanoate dehydrogenase subunit VorB codes for the protein MPERILVQGNEAIGWGAINAGCRHFFGYPITPQNEITEFFARELPEIGGVFVQSESEAASAAMLYGAAAAGVRAITSTSGAGWGLMQEGMSQLANAELPCVIVNMQRGGPGQGTTRHAQMDYLSTTRGGGQGGYKTIVLAPSSVQECHNLVQLAFHLADKYRNPVVVLGDGILGQMAEPLERSTIEFDPLPEKDWTIRGMGERDAETHNFISCGQGGVIPVPPYTSYGAFLQRLEEKYRTMSADEVRYETYRIEDARLLLVAYGSTARVCQEAVDMARAEGISAGLFRPISLWPFPTDVIREKAASGTEFLVVEDSLGQMVDDVRYAVEGKSQVHFLGILARHLPTDGGMILPNRVLEEIKKVT
- a CDS encoding thiamine pyrophosphate-dependent enzyme translates to MTEKKELVYTKPKLKLGYGWGHCPGCHHPIVEKLVCEVLEEMDLAGRAVGVAGVGCSFGFFASINIDGANCAHGAAPAVATGIKHALYGKPLVFTIQGDGDCAAIGGGYVLNAAARGEKITIIMVNNANYGTTGGQLAPTTIMGQVTSTTPHGRNASQGYPIHLPELLVGMQGVAFTARAAPFTPAGYRRAKSYLRTAFQRQLDEAGLTFVELLSACPPNWHMTPLEAIQWMEDRMLPEYPEGIFKDSGGEQ
- a CDS encoding 2-oxoacid:acceptor oxidoreductase family protein, whose translation is MNRTGPMRHDVIMAGVGGRGVLMAGLLLAQAGMTEYRNVLWFPSYASTMRGGPCECTVILSNNSIASPMLSRAQAVIIMETSQAEPFENRVQPGGIAVVESTGLSEKMRRDDITTLYIPAVERAVALGNAQVMNLLLLGAYLETTRVLSPEAIDNVLENRLAGRGREQLLALNKRALREGMKAVRDPA